One window of the Chitinophaga niabensis genome contains the following:
- a CDS encoding FecR family protein, translated as MEQHYSNLVQKYLANNLTASEQMELARLSRLYEPRQLMGGMFVVNPFMLKEEGMAEQEEMEDVPVPVQVEEDPAYDDPEDDDPETEERQQGETILIHQHQVAKDSFYDEEEEDDDFDDDEDENTSLRKSQPDHEFSYLSLAYGVPPARNRQVLEELHSRISNWSSNQTSLPLLSGNGQVFEHLESRVSNWNDKPAEPSPRSRQTFGQLESRIAGAIPGKMPSRQKILFLFAAVAIVILCISCYWYSRYKAQQRIEELHNRQLIKPGSNKATLILSDGSAIELLNRRDGLLTVQGGIEVLKSGDIMLEYKVPPSGVKEIVSNTIATPRGGIYQLSLPDGSHITLNAGSSLTFPTVFSGPSREVVLTGEAFFEVAEDTLRPFRVKAGETVVEAIGTSFNVLSYTGEPQQTTTMVSGSVKLNALGLAHIIRPGEQAVVHYPTRRVQVRNANVEEEIAWKNGKFRFFNRNAASVINQAARWYNMDVEWEGDFSDVLLSADTLRDVPLSGLLEMLEASGQVHFKTKEKRLIVLPGSW; from the coding sequence TATGAGCCGCGCCAGTTGATGGGAGGGATGTTTGTTGTGAATCCTTTTATGCTGAAAGAAGAAGGGATGGCCGAACAGGAGGAGATGGAAGATGTGCCTGTGCCGGTACAGGTGGAAGAGGATCCTGCATATGATGATCCTGAAGATGATGACCCTGAAACAGAAGAGCGGCAACAGGGAGAAACAATACTTATACACCAGCACCAGGTAGCGAAAGATAGTTTTTACGATGAAGAAGAGGAGGACGATGATTTTGACGATGATGAAGATGAAAACACTTCCCTGCGGAAAAGCCAGCCAGACCACGAATTTTCCTACCTGTCTCTCGCATACGGTGTTCCTCCGGCCCGCAACCGCCAGGTACTGGAGGAGCTACATAGCCGCATCTCCAACTGGAGCAGTAATCAGACCTCGTTACCGCTGCTTTCCGGCAACGGCCAGGTATTTGAACATTTAGAAAGCCGCGTTTCCAACTGGAATGATAAACCAGCTGAACCATCCCCCCGCAGCCGCCAGACGTTCGGGCAGCTGGAAAGCCGCATCGCCGGGGCGATCCCGGGCAAAATGCCCTCCCGGCAGAAAATACTATTCCTTTTCGCTGCCGTTGCAATAGTCATTTTGTGTATCTCGTGCTACTGGTATTCACGTTACAAAGCGCAGCAAAGAATAGAGGAACTGCATAACCGGCAGCTGATCAAACCCGGCAGCAACAAAGCCACGCTGATCCTTTCGGATGGTTCCGCCATTGAGCTGCTCAATCGCAGAGATGGCCTTCTTACCGTTCAGGGAGGAATAGAAGTGCTCAAATCCGGAGATATTATGCTGGAATACAAAGTACCGCCATCCGGGGTAAAGGAAATTGTTTCCAACACCATTGCCACTCCCCGTGGCGGCATTTACCAGCTCAGTTTGCCGGATGGTTCACACATCACCCTGAATGCCGGATCTTCCCTCACATTCCCCACCGTATTCAGCGGCCCAAGCCGGGAAGTGGTACTTACCGGCGAAGCCTTTTTTGAAGTAGCGGAAGATACCCTGAGGCCCTTCCGGGTAAAAGCAGGAGAAACAGTAGTAGAGGCAATAGGCACCAGTTTTAACGTGCTGTCTTACACCGGCGAACCGCAGCAAACCACCACCATGGTGTCCGGCTCCGTGAAGCTCAATGCCCTGGGATTAGCGCATATCATCCGGCCCGGGGAACAGGCGGTGGTGCATTATCCCACGCGCAGGGTGCAGGTAAGGAATGCCAATGTGGAAGAGGAGATTGCCTGGAAGAACGGAAAGTTCCGGTTCTTTAACCGCAACGCTGCCAGTGTTATCAATCAGGCGGCACGCTGGTATAACATGGATGTGGAATGGGAAGGCGATTTCTCCGATGTGTTACTATCTGCAGACACCTTACGGGATGTCCCTCTTTCCGGCTTACTGGAAATGCTTGAAGCATCCGGCCAGGTACACTTTAAAACAAAGGAGAAACGCCTCATCGTTTTACCCGGCAGCTGGTAA
- a CDS encoding OmpA family protein translates to MKRLLLLLFFIAGTASAQHKFTQFSLRGGLDLGHKYNMPSTVKMPLAGFNAGFSADKYWSFWGIGIDVDAYANKAASYDSTGLNATGYTFSATKMQRYFAGIGPSFKLQTQKLVVELNLRGGISYAEGSAIKADAVFAGPLNMSMFNHAGYSKKLYGAAKAQARVNYYFTPKWAVHAGAYYLYHINSEEAYSYSEIIALPNNVNYVKDITSVSSYGVFAGLSYRIFPVKKKNKQTPPPAAVPLKDIQVYVKDELTGQPLPDATVALFNAAGKIAEAATDKNGKVLFPQTMQQDYTVKASLNDIAATYGTVDKEQYTAGDIVVSLTHNDPRFTLVGKAVNKTSGAAEGDVNVTLTNETKSSVRQASSKAGSGEFRFQLEAGSEFNVAGKKKNYLSNIEKVSTKGLNRSQVLYVQLELGVEEAVEGKEIRLEKIYYDLDRSDLRPEASSDLKKLILFLRDNPAVRIELSAHTDARGSDAHNLKLSQARAQSVVDYLVRNGISKGRMVAKGYGEMKPVNTCTDCTEAEHQQNRRTEIKVL, encoded by the coding sequence ATGAAACGTTTACTACTTCTACTGTTCTTTATAGCCGGCACGGCTTCTGCACAACATAAATTCACGCAATTTTCCCTCAGGGGCGGCCTTGATCTTGGCCATAAATACAATATGCCCTCTACCGTTAAAATGCCGCTGGCAGGCTTTAATGCAGGCTTCAGCGCGGATAAGTACTGGAGCTTCTGGGGTATTGGTATAGACGTTGACGCTTACGCCAATAAAGCTGCCAGCTACGATTCCACTGGTTTAAACGCTACCGGTTATACATTTTCCGCCACAAAAATGCAACGATACTTTGCGGGCATAGGACCTTCATTTAAACTCCAGACCCAAAAGCTGGTGGTGGAACTGAACCTGCGGGGAGGCATTTCTTATGCAGAGGGGTCCGCCATTAAGGCGGACGCCGTTTTTGCAGGACCGTTGAATATGTCTATGTTCAACCATGCAGGTTATAGTAAAAAGCTATATGGCGCGGCAAAAGCACAGGCCAGGGTTAATTATTATTTCACACCCAAATGGGCAGTACATGCCGGGGCTTACTATCTCTATCATATCAATAGTGAGGAAGCCTATTCCTATTCGGAGATCATTGCATTGCCTAACAATGTGAACTATGTGAAAGACATTACCTCCGTTTCTTCCTATGGCGTTTTTGCGGGCCTGAGTTACCGCATCTTCCCTGTTAAGAAGAAGAATAAGCAAACGCCCCCTCCTGCCGCGGTTCCTTTGAAAGACATACAGGTATATGTAAAAGACGAGCTAACGGGGCAGCCGCTGCCTGATGCCACCGTTGCACTGTTCAATGCAGCGGGCAAAATAGCGGAAGCTGCTACAGATAAAAATGGCAAAGTGCTATTCCCTCAAACAATGCAACAGGATTATACCGTAAAAGCCAGTCTGAACGACATTGCTGCCACCTACGGCACTGTGGACAAAGAGCAATATACTGCCGGTGACATCGTGGTTTCGTTAACACATAATGATCCCCGGTTCACATTGGTAGGTAAAGCGGTGAATAAAACTTCCGGAGCGGCGGAAGGTGATGTGAACGTTACGCTCACCAACGAAACTAAAAGCAGTGTGCGCCAGGCCTCTTCCAAAGCGGGTTCAGGAGAATTCCGTTTTCAGCTGGAGGCCGGCTCTGAGTTCAACGTAGCGGGTAAAAAGAAAAACTACCTCTCCAATATTGAGAAGGTCAGCACCAAAGGCCTGAACAGAAGCCAGGTTTTGTATGTGCAGCTGGAATTAGGCGTGGAAGAAGCGGTGGAAGGTAAAGAGATCAGGCTGGAAAAGATCTATTATGATCTGGACAGGTCAGACCTTCGCCCTGAAGCAAGTTCCGATCTTAAAAAGCTGATCCTCTTTCTGCGGGATAATCCTGCAGTGCGTATTGAATTATCTGCGCATACAGATGCAAGGGGCAGTGATGCACATAACCTGAAGCTTTCGCAGGCAAGGGCGCAAAGTGTGGTAGATTACCTGGTGAGGAATGGTATTAGTAAAGGCAGAATGGTGGCAAAAGGATATGGAGAAATGAAACCAGTGAATACCTGTACGGATTGTACGGAAGCGGAGCATCAGCAGAACAGGAGAACGGAGATAAAAGTGTTGTAA
- a CDS encoding DoxX family protein — protein sequence MPVYPTHPWSPVQKISFRFFFAFFILYTFPFPLTEVPYLSYGYSLLWHKVIPWIGTHFLHLPPITIFTNGSGDTTYDYVLLLSYVTLALLIAIIWSLLDRRRKSYHMAYHWLRVLIRYYLAGMMFSYGFAKVFHLQMPFPYLSQLVQPFGDKSPMGLAWSYVGYSSAFSAFTGWSEVVAGAFLLFRRTTLLGAILCAFVAVNIVAINFCFDVPVKLFSSMLLLMSLFLMAPDVQRLLNVFLLNKPAEPRVYYSFLPKRWMRITAIVIKVLFIAYILISQVENGIRGQAAYGDKRPKPPLYGIYNTELLVRNNDTIPPLTTDTTRWRQLIIQFEKRATVKLMNDTIKPYNFVLDTTLKTVTVFSNTDTLHKTVLNYKADSVYLTLSNDSLYYRFKKYDHRNFRLVNRGFRWVNEYPFNR from the coding sequence ATGCCTGTATACCCAACGCATCCCTGGAGCCCTGTACAAAAAATTTCTTTCCGGTTCTTCTTCGCCTTTTTCATCTTATATACTTTTCCCTTTCCGCTCACGGAGGTACCGTACCTGTCTTACGGATATTCACTGTTATGGCATAAGGTGATTCCATGGATCGGCACGCATTTCCTGCATCTTCCGCCCATCACCATTTTTACCAATGGCAGTGGTGATACCACTTATGATTATGTATTACTGCTCAGTTACGTAACGCTGGCCCTGCTGATCGCCATTATCTGGTCTTTGCTGGACAGGCGGCGGAAGAGTTATCATATGGCCTATCACTGGCTGAGAGTACTGATCCGTTATTACCTCGCGGGTATGATGTTCTCTTACGGCTTTGCCAAAGTGTTCCATCTGCAAATGCCTTTCCCTTATCTCTCACAACTGGTGCAGCCTTTCGGGGATAAATCGCCTATGGGCCTGGCATGGTCCTATGTAGGTTATTCGAGTGCTTTCAGCGCATTCACCGGCTGGTCTGAAGTGGTTGCAGGTGCATTCCTCCTCTTCCGCAGAACAACACTGCTGGGGGCTATATTATGCGCCTTCGTTGCCGTGAACATTGTAGCCATCAATTTTTGCTTCGATGTACCGGTGAAACTATTCTCTTCTATGTTGCTGCTGATGTCCCTATTCCTGATGGCGCCGGATGTGCAGCGTTTACTGAACGTTTTTCTCCTGAACAAACCCGCAGAGCCACGGGTTTATTATTCCTTCCTGCCTAAACGCTGGATGCGCATTACAGCCATTGTGATAAAAGTCCTGTTCATTGCATACATCCTCATCAGCCAGGTTGAAAATGGCATAAGAGGGCAGGCGGCTTATGGCGACAAACGTCCTAAACCACCTTTATATGGTATTTACAATACAGAATTACTTGTTCGTAACAATGATACCATTCCGCCACTCACAACAGATACTACCCGCTGGCGGCAGCTGATCATCCAGTTTGAAAAGAGGGCCACGGTAAAACTGATGAATGATACGATCAAGCCGTATAACTTTGTGCTGGACACTACCTTGAAAACAGTTACGGTATTTAGTAACACAGATACCCTGCATAAAACGGTACTGAATTATAAAGCAGATTCCGTGTACCTCACTTTATCCAACGATTCGCTCTATTACCGCTTTAAAAAATATGATCACCGGAATTTCCGCCTCGTGAACCGGGGATTCAGGTGGGTGAATGAATATCCCTTCAATCGCTAA
- a CDS encoding helix-turn-helix domain-containing protein, giving the protein MEQPEITTTEYGTMTRMIWHCDDILVGHSITRYNKLTSHKGSSETDMVRFHFGMKGNYSFSYKQLDQTYDLIGGHHNIMYSKGFDIEVWNRTLEVEVFGIQFPRELFVKFTQNANDCLKRFAEDILAEKSVMLSEHWGAIDAPIQQVLQQIIHCKYGGDLKKLFLLSKSIELLVLCAEAYNVAMEKKELFVKSKTDKEKIIAVRDLINERVADPPNLSEIARTVGLNEYKLKRGFKETFSNTVFGYLTEQRLHLAHQYLRDTSKTAAEISYELGYATPQHFNNAFKTKFGITPNSVRNNP; this is encoded by the coding sequence ATGGAACAACCGGAAATCACCACCACCGAATATGGCACAATGACCCGTATGATCTGGCATTGTGATGATATCCTTGTAGGGCATTCCATCACCCGGTATAATAAGCTCACCTCTCACAAAGGCAGCAGCGAAACGGATATGGTGCGCTTCCATTTTGGTATGAAGGGGAATTACAGTTTCAGCTATAAACAACTGGATCAAACCTACGACCTCATCGGCGGGCACCACAATATCATGTACTCCAAAGGATTTGATATTGAGGTCTGGAACAGAACGCTGGAAGTAGAAGTATTCGGTATCCAGTTCCCGCGGGAACTCTTTGTGAAGTTCACCCAGAATGCCAACGACTGCCTGAAACGTTTTGCAGAAGATATCCTGGCAGAAAAGAGTGTAATGCTCTCAGAACACTGGGGTGCCATTGATGCCCCTATCCAGCAGGTGCTCCAGCAGATCATTCATTGCAAATACGGGGGAGACCTTAAAAAGCTCTTCCTCCTTTCCAAAAGTATAGAGCTGCTGGTACTCTGTGCGGAAGCGTATAACGTGGCCATGGAAAAAAAGGAGCTTTTTGTAAAGAGCAAAACGGATAAAGAAAAGATCATTGCCGTGAGGGACCTGATCAATGAACGCGTAGCAGACCCGCCCAATCTCTCTGAAATTGCCCGAACCGTGGGCCTGAATGAATACAAACTAAAACGGGGTTTTAAAGAAACCTTTTCCAATACTGTATTTGGCTATCTTACGGAGCAAAGGCTTCACCTGGCGCATCAATACTTGCGGGATACTTCCAAAACCGCCGCGGAGATCTCCTATGAGTTGGGTTATGCCACCCCGCAGCATTTCAATAATGCTTTTAAGACCAAATTCGGTATTACACCCAATTCCGTTAGAAATAATCCGTAA
- a CDS encoding SRPBCC domain-containing protein, with protein MSTSLVVINDIIIDAPAAKVWDALVNPAKTKQYMFGCETVSDWKKGSTLEWKGNFDGIDLVAVTGVIVDIQPGKYLAYTAIDPNNPAITDTPERCITVTYSLEENKGQTTFTVTQGDYAKVEDGERRYKEAYNDGIGWDPILVEIKKLVESN; from the coding sequence ATGAGCACTTCATTAGTTGTAATTAACGACATCATTATTGATGCACCTGCCGCCAAAGTATGGGATGCTCTTGTGAACCCTGCTAAAACCAAACAATACATGTTCGGTTGTGAAACGGTATCAGACTGGAAGAAGGGGAGTACCCTGGAATGGAAGGGCAATTTTGATGGTATAGACCTGGTAGCGGTAACCGGGGTGATCGTGGATATTCAACCGGGTAAATACCTGGCCTATACTGCCATCGATCCCAATAACCCTGCTATCACAGACACGCCGGAGCGTTGCATCACTGTTACCTACAGCCTGGAAGAAAATAAGGGGCAGACCACCTTCACCGTTACCCAGGGAGATTATGCCAAAGTGGAAGACGGAGAACGCAGGTACAAAGAAGCCTATAACGATGGAATAGGTTGGGACCCTATCCTCGTGGAGATCAAAAAACTCGTGGAAAGTAACTAA
- a CDS encoding GNAT family N-acetyltransferase, with amino-acid sequence MKDEYIALPLVNNTGAHRFEMEVDGYKAIIVYRQTPERITLLHTEVPPELEGKGAATAIIEKTLAYIETNHLSLVPLCPLVVAYIKRHPEWKRIVDPSVTNL; translated from the coding sequence ATGAAAGATGAATACATTGCCCTGCCGCTGGTAAATAATACGGGAGCGCACCGCTTTGAAATGGAAGTGGACGGCTATAAGGCGATCATTGTTTACCGCCAGACGCCTGAGCGCATTACATTACTCCATACAGAAGTACCTCCGGAACTGGAAGGGAAAGGCGCCGCTACTGCTATTATTGAAAAAACACTGGCCTATATTGAAACCAATCATCTTTCCCTGGTACCGCTCTGCCCATTGGTAGTGGCCTATATTAAGAGGCACCCGGAATGGAAACGTATTGTGGATCCTTCCGTAACCAACCTTTGA
- a CDS encoding OsmC family protein, with protein sequence MQYKLALPVRGTIGTAKYQCTIKWRNGRFIADEPPSSGGEDQGPDPYTLLLSSLVTCTLVTLRMYIERKGWEIPEIKVNANMFQEKKEDGTHTVIDRDISFPDNTADAEQKKKLLSIAKNCPISRILEGEVKIRSFMMK encoded by the coding sequence ATGCAGTATAAATTAGCCTTGCCTGTTCGCGGAACTATCGGAACAGCTAAATACCAGTGTACCATCAAATGGCGTAATGGAAGATTCATTGCAGATGAACCACCCAGCTCCGGCGGAGAAGATCAGGGTCCTGATCCCTACACCCTGCTATTGTCCTCCCTGGTCACCTGCACCCTGGTGACCCTGCGGATGTACATTGAGCGCAAAGGCTGGGAGATCCCGGAAATAAAGGTGAATGCCAATATGTTCCAGGAAAAGAAAGAGGATGGCACACATACGGTTATTGACAGGGATATCTCTTTCCCCGATAACACCGCCGATGCAGAACAAAAAAAGAAACTGCTGAGCATTGCAAAAAACTGCCCTATTTCCCGGATACTGGAAGGGGAAGTGAAGATCAGGTCTTTTATGATGAAGTGA
- a CDS encoding outer membrane beta-barrel protein — MKKSLSLLLPLFLFLCNPGVYAQNHNRMNGYVVDSAKTAIKDANVILIGDKDTLHTTTDQDGYFSFTKVKGESFLLKISITGYQDFTANYSFGDKKVLKIKHIQLKPDVHMLKEVVIKGKPNPIRIMQDTIEYNAAAYQVLDGDNVADLLKQLPGLEVDDGYNVTTMGKGMYKLRVNGKDFFTNNIKDFIARLPAGIVAKIQVIDDYGDQANFTGIKTAEPIKLLNIVTKPGMNSGSFGNAGINGGTNNQFGIGGNVNLWKDTKQSSGELGYNTSNNGAGTARSMTGGISHADEISKNMRYGINYNLGNNRSAFANEQAIETLNPLGTFYQKTLSNGESSSNSHNFNGNFSYKNKKFFLDGNVMVSYNNTENISSSVNNQWGVIKQDLENINQSVNKSPSINAGLNFSKILKNKKSSLSGNFSISSSSNQSDQFISTNTRYYDKTTELLVKDSLLNRNLFTDNNNQSFNLGFSYSLGLKRPKDTLARQHLNLSYNLSVGKNTSRVQTFVIDQLSKLPAFVDSLSTDYASVSVNQAISLTYGYSSNKMRYNFGVSASPTLLTSDYVHLGRKIRNNNLNYSPRINLSKTFSKSKTITLNYSGSNRNPSINQLQPVRNTENLQNIVIGNPNLRPSFSHNVNTSFNYVNAKTGISLQTGLNFSTVQNEIVTNVVLIQDTLNSLKQETRFENTNGNFRMGSNYALNIPLKKNKYSISYSGGLETSNRAVFINNNKRFSKGINISQQLNTMFTSKKISAGARLSYRFSSNNNVQNENPIVDVLGQVNGAVFYHTHNYQADLNSSLRLKMFTFNTRVNYSFSMNNGVGVSDNFKNVQRLGLSLSTMGRIKKTWYIDLKTSKTINTGYALSNTNPFIVSASLSKKFLKDQSLSFSISGNDLLNQGNNLERIISGSSIVDRRTNQATRVFTARLSYNISKFGGKSFRVDPD; from the coding sequence ATGAAAAAAAGCTTATCCCTCCTCCTCCCTTTATTCCTGTTTTTGTGCAACCCCGGTGTGTATGCACAAAACCATAACCGCATGAATGGCTATGTGGTGGACTCTGCCAAAACCGCCATTAAAGATGCCAATGTAATACTGATCGGCGATAAAGACACGCTCCATACCACTACCGATCAGGATGGATATTTCAGTTTCACAAAAGTAAAAGGCGAATCTTTCTTACTAAAGATTAGCATTACCGGGTACCAGGACTTTACCGCCAATTATTCTTTTGGCGATAAAAAAGTATTGAAAATCAAACACATCCAACTGAAACCGGATGTGCACATGCTGAAAGAGGTGGTGATAAAGGGCAAACCCAACCCCATAAGGATTATGCAGGATACCATTGAGTATAATGCTGCCGCCTACCAGGTGCTGGATGGCGATAATGTGGCAGACCTGCTGAAACAGCTCCCCGGCCTGGAGGTGGACGATGGATATAACGTTACCACTATGGGTAAGGGCATGTACAAACTGCGGGTGAACGGCAAGGATTTCTTTACTAATAATATAAAAGATTTTATCGCCAGGCTGCCGGCGGGTATTGTAGCAAAGATCCAGGTAATTGATGATTATGGTGATCAGGCCAACTTTACCGGTATTAAAACGGCGGAACCTATTAAGTTATTAAACATCGTTACGAAACCGGGCATGAACAGTGGCAGCTTTGGCAATGCGGGTATCAATGGCGGAACTAATAACCAGTTTGGAATTGGCGGAAACGTTAACCTATGGAAAGATACTAAGCAAAGCAGTGGCGAGCTGGGCTACAATACTTCAAATAACGGGGCAGGAACAGCACGGTCTATGACAGGCGGGATATCTCATGCGGATGAGATCAGCAAAAATATGCGTTATGGCATTAACTATAACCTGGGGAACAACAGGAGTGCATTTGCCAACGAGCAGGCCATTGAAACCCTAAATCCATTGGGCACCTTCTACCAGAAAACCCTTAGTAATGGTGAAAGCAGCAGCAACAGTCATAACTTCAACGGTAATTTTTCCTATAAGAATAAAAAGTTCTTTCTCGATGGTAATGTAATGGTATCTTATAATAATACCGAAAACATCAGTTCTTCAGTAAACAACCAATGGGGAGTGATCAAACAAGACCTGGAGAATATTAATCAATCGGTCAATAAGTCACCTTCGATCAATGCCGGCCTCAATTTCTCTAAGATCTTAAAAAATAAAAAGAGCAGTCTGTCCGGCAATTTCAGCATTTCCAGTTCTTCCAATCAATCTGATCAGTTCATCAGCACCAACACGCGGTATTACGATAAAACTACGGAGCTTTTAGTGAAAGACTCTTTGCTGAACAGGAACCTCTTTACAGATAATAACAACCAGAGCTTCAATTTGGGGTTTAGTTACAGTCTTGGTTTAAAAAGGCCGAAGGATACCCTGGCCAGGCAACATTTAAACCTGAGCTATAACCTGTCCGTTGGCAAAAACACCAGCAGGGTACAAACGTTTGTGATAGACCAGCTGAGTAAACTGCCTGCATTTGTAGATTCGCTAAGTACAGATTATGCTTCGGTATCTGTTAACCAGGCTATCAGTTTAACTTACGGGTATTCCAGTAATAAGATGCGCTACAATTTTGGGGTTAGCGCCAGTCCCACTTTGCTGACCAGCGATTACGTTCACCTGGGGCGAAAGATCAGGAACAATAACCTGAATTATTCTCCCCGCATTAACCTGAGCAAAACTTTTTCCAAAAGCAAAACCATCACACTTAATTACAGTGGCAGTAACAGGAACCCAAGCATCAACCAGCTCCAACCCGTCCGGAATACTGAAAACCTGCAGAATATTGTGATCGGCAATCCTAACCTGAGGCCCTCGTTTAGCCACAATGTTAACACCAGCTTCAATTATGTAAATGCCAAAACAGGTATCTCATTACAAACCGGGCTAAACTTCAGTACTGTTCAGAACGAAATTGTTACCAATGTGGTGCTTATACAGGATACTTTAAACAGTTTAAAGCAGGAAACCCGATTCGAAAACACCAATGGGAATTTCAGGATGGGCAGCAACTATGCTTTAAATATACCGCTCAAAAAAAATAAATATTCCATTTCCTATTCCGGTGGGCTCGAAACATCGAACAGGGCGGTTTTTATTAATAATAACAAGCGGTTTAGCAAGGGCATCAATATATCCCAGCAGTTGAATACGATGTTTACTTCAAAAAAGATATCAGCGGGTGCCAGGTTATCCTACAGGTTCAGCTCCAACAATAATGTGCAAAACGAGAACCCGATTGTGGATGTGCTGGGGCAGGTGAACGGTGCTGTTTTTTACCATACACATAATTACCAGGCAGATCTGAACAGTTCTTTAAGATTGAAAATGTTCACATTCAATACCAGGGTTAACTATAGCTTCAGTATGAACAATGGCGTCGGAGTTAGTGATAACTTTAAAAATGTTCAAAGGCTTGGCCTGTCTCTTTCAACTATGGGGCGGATAAAAAAGACCTGGTACATAGATCTTAAAACCTCCAAAACCATCAATACAGGTTACGCCCTGTCCAATACCAACCCTTTTATCGTTAGTGCCAGTTTGAGCAAAAAATTCCTGAAAGATCAGTCGTTAAGCTTTTCTATCAGTGGCAATGACCTGTTAAACCAGGGGAATAACCTGGAGCGGATCATCTCTGGCAGTTCAATTGTAGACAGGCGTACAAACCAGGCGACCAGGGTATTTACTGCCAGGCTGAGTTACAATATTTCGAAATTTGGCGGTAAGAGCTTCCGGGTTGATCCGGATTAA
- a CDS encoding LacI family DNA-binding transcriptional regulator, whose product MKRGVTIKDIAKKLNMSVSTVSKALNNDATISIYTSERVKKLAKELNYIPNEAARHFKLSKTFTIGLIIPDLLDQYYVLAVNGVEEEAEKKDYNVILSQSHEDAQKEEKIVDVMIRNRVDGVIVSVTKNTVDMQPFQKFLSMGIPVVCIGREPKGVVFDYVSSNNEEGALEATQFLIDRGHTRIAHIMGPESMRTSQARFAGYKQALLKNLLPFDTALVQEVDLTPASTFEAMRQLMEQAAPPTAIFTFKNYITIQAIDFLKSHYPDKVDIIEFTGFGNLPLLQHLDHRPLAAIEESSFEMGSEAARILFERMDEEDTEEPVAYIKKQFPCKLVIY is encoded by the coding sequence ATGAAAAGAGGGGTAACCATTAAGGATATAGCCAAAAAATTAAACATGTCTGTATCCACGGTTTCAAAGGCCTTGAATAACGATGCTACCATCAGTATTTATACCAGTGAACGGGTAAAGAAACTGGCAAAGGAACTTAACTATATTCCCAACGAAGCGGCGAGGCACTTTAAGCTGAGTAAAACATTTACTATAGGGCTGATCATACCTGATCTGCTGGACCAATATTATGTACTGGCTGTGAACGGTGTGGAAGAAGAAGCAGAAAAGAAGGATTACAACGTGATCCTTTCACAGTCTCATGAAGATGCACAGAAGGAAGAGAAGATTGTGGATGTGATGATCCGTAACCGGGTGGATGGGGTGATTGTATCTGTTACCAAAAATACGGTGGACATGCAGCCATTTCAGAAGTTCCTGTCTATGGGTATTCCCGTAGTATGCATTGGCCGTGAGCCAAAGGGTGTGGTGTTCGATTATGTATCTTCCAACAATGAGGAAGGTGCGTTGGAAGCTACCCAGTTCCTGATAGACAGGGGGCATACCCGTATTGCACATATTATGGGCCCGGAATCCATGCGTACCAGTCAGGCACGTTTTGCAGGCTACAAACAGGCGCTGCTGAAAAACCTGCTCCCTTTCGATACCGCTTTAGTGCAGGAGGTAGATCTTACCCCTGCTTCCACTTTTGAGGCCATGCGCCAACTCATGGAACAGGCAGCTCCTCCTACTGCCATTTTTACTTTTAAGAACTATATCACCATCCAGGCGATCGACTTTTTAAAGAGCCATTACCCGGATAAAGTAGATATCATTGAATTTACGGGCTTTGGCAACCTGCCTTTGCTGCAGCATCTTGATCACCGGCCGCTGGCTGCCATTGAAGAAAGCTCTTTTGAAATGGGCAGTGAGGCAGCGCGCATCCTGTTTGAAAGGATGGATGAGGAAGATACGGAGGAGCCGGTGGCTTACATTAAAAAGCAATTCCCCTGTAAGCTGGTGATCTATTGA